The stretch of DNA TTTTCCGTCTTGTAAGAATTATTATAGCTTAATGGATGATGATTGGTAGTGTTTAGTAGTTAGAGCGTGAGCGAGACCTGGAATAGGATTGACGGCGCACCGGCGAGTATGTCGGGGTGCCGCGGCGACGCGGTCTCGATGAGAATGAGCGTGAACGAGACCTGTCAAAAGAGAATAGATAATAGGGATTAGCTCCAGGGAACATCCAGGTCACACTTCTGCATGCAATTACCTGTCACGCACGCTGTCACGGACGCTGTCGCGGGCACCTACGCCTCCTCCACTGCCACCACTGCGGTCGTTTTCACCGCTATCCTCGCGCACCCGAATGTAGGCAACCTCGCCCTGGGGAAACAATTGATTGTTCAACTCCGTTCTCATCTTGCTTCCTCGATTCCACTTACCTCATGTGAACGGAAACGCGAGTCGTCCAATTTCTTTATGGCATACTTCATGTCCTCGTGACGCAGGAACTCAACCACGCCAGAGCCGTCTTTGTAGGTGTCGGCAAAGCAGACGTCGCCAGCCTCGCGCATGTGATCCTTCAGATCCTGCCAGGATCCAGAGGGGGGCAGGCCGGTGACCATTACACGGTATTGAGACCGCTTGGCCGGAGGGCCACGGCCGCCCATGCGACCACCATCACGCCCATTGTTGCGGTCGTTGCGATTGCCACGGTAGCTCCCAGGGCCGCCGCCCCGTGGAAACTCGACGCGCAGGCGATAGCCATCGTAGTCATAGCCGTCGCGTGCCTTAACCGCATCGTCAGCAtcgctgtttttttttttttggcgccAAGTAGGGGATATTGTTTATTCGGGGGCTCGCTCCtggttttgtgtgtatttggaTGTAACCAGTTTCTCATTACTCACCGCGCATCTTCGAATTCGACAAAAGCAAATGGCGGACCACGCCGATTTTTCAGGTCCACAAATGTCACTTTGCCGAATTTGTGAAAAAGATCCTGGATGTCCTTGGTGCGGATATCTGGTGGCAGATTTCCAACGTAAATGCGGCACTCGTTGCGGGAACCCATATTTATTCTATTTGTTTTACGTGCAGAACTtagaaatattaattaaaatttgactGATTTTTTTCAGAATATTAAGATGGCcgacagtgtgaccgcggacttatcgggAAAATATACCggcagaccctcggaaatataccaaaatatactcggactttttcaaaatatactgtaaatataccgtgactcttaaattattttcctcgattttgatgttctatttgaaaTTACGAGCTAGTTAGGAATCtccgcgctaaaactataatatcatccgatttatcaatcaattttccacaagagtggctagttttcacgaccTCCTTTTTttggaatgtttccaaattaagtttaaaactaaaaagatcACCCTGATGACCGACGCAATAGGTGTGACCGCCGACTACAGGTATATCGAAATATAActtctcattttttaaatataccgtaaatataccgaggaaCCGAACAGAACTCAACCCACTTAGGCCCCTATATTTAAGCAATTGAGCACCTAAAGACATGCTTGGGGAAAAATAATGTTTGTAAAGGCAATGCTTTCTGTGGCCCTAAAATTATTCAAGCTTCGTAATATTCGAGCAATATTTGAAGTGGCAAATGGTGGACAATGGCTTATCCATGAAGAGGAATCATATTCTCCGATTTTAATATTCGGTGTAATATTTCCAGTTAACTGAGACTCTGAGCACTGGACATATGGTCTTATCGTTTAAATCAATGAATTCTCTACAAGACTGGATTATATTAAGAacttccttttattggattgcttacaaaataagGTTTAAACAGAAAAGGTCGAAGCACAAAAAAGGTAAGTGTGACCAAATTAtcgacgcacacacagatacatcgATTCCTTGCCATCACTAGCCACAGAGCGTCGAGTCgcgacagaaaaaaaacaacaaatatttgcatgtgcaataaaataaacattctGTAGCTACCTTAAAGCAAGCGCAGTCTTGTCAGTCGGCGGGAAAGATGGTCAACTCGAATAGCAACGTGCGATGCATCAACTACTACGACCTGTGTCGCATCTGCACGGACAGCGGCGAGCAGAACACCAACGTTTTCTCGGCCGAGGGACGCGCCAAGAATCTGAGCTCCAAGATATACGAATGCCTGTCCTTGCAGGTGAGTGGGCGGTCGCCTTGGAATTTGCGCAGCAGTTTGCAGCTATTCAAGTCGCTTTTTTCAGATTGACGAAAAGGATCGGTTGCCGAAGGTGGTTTGCGGGCAGTGCGTGCAGCAAGTGGAGCAGATTCATGCCCTTCGTCTAACATGCAAGAAGACCCAGACGATGCTCAACGATTGCCTCAACATTCCCCCAATGCAGAGCCACAACGACAAGCTCTACATCAAAGATGCCATCGACGACACAGGCAAGAGCCTCAGCGTGGTGGGCAGCACTTTGCAGTCCACtcccgccagcagcagcagcagtcaatcCAATGATCTGCTCAACAGTATTATCCAGGCTGTGGGCATGCAATCCCAGCAGCAATTTACCATCACGGTGGACAGCAGTAtcccacagcaacagcagcaacctaAGCAGCCGCCTCCGTCTCCTATCCAGCAGAAGTCAGACAAGCAAACGTGAGTAAGAGGATCTTCTGCCTGCAATCAAACCTTCAACTGTTCCATGTTCATTCCCAAAAACAGCGTCCTGGAGGAGTTCATACGTCTAAAGCCGGACATCAAAATAACTCCGTTGGGAAAGCGGGATCCAAGTAGTGCTCCCGTTTCTGCAGTCCCCAGTAAGCCGCAACTTCAGCCAGGGACGCCAACTGcacagccgccgccactgcaGGCACAAACAATGAGAACTGTGGCCGCGCCACAGGTGCAATTGCAACCTATGGTAAGCGAGCAGTCCATCTGGCAGCAAATAcaacagctccagcttcagcaaCAACTCCAACAGCTCACCAGTCAATTGGCGGCCACCAGCCAGTTCTCTGCATCAGAGGATGCTTTGAGTCCGAGTGAAAGCAAGAAACCAAAGCTCAATTTTGTGCTCTCCGCGCCAACTGGACCCCAGTTTAGCACATCGCTCCCTCAGTATGCTGGAGGCCAGccccagctgcagttgcaactAATGCCCGTTGGCggagcacctgcagcagctgggggTCAGACACAGTTGAATgccactgctctgctctccagcCTGTCCGGCCCACAGTCGGGTTCgagtggaggagcaggcaaTGTTCTGTCGCCCAACAAATGTTTTCTGCCCATAACCATTCGCGACGAAAATTCTGATCAACAGATTGTGGCGCACATTGACACCAAGAATCTTGTGCTGCCCACCACATACCAGGTGCAGATGAaactacagccacagctggcCACCGCTGATGGCCAGCCAATCATGGAGCTGACGCCCACCTCCATTCCAGCCACACTGCAGCTGACGCCGCAGACCTtgggaaatgcaaacaatttccagGGAGCCACCACAGCAGTGTCATCCTCGGGACAGTTTCAGAACATTTTCCTTGCTCCCCAGcctgcacaacaacaacaacagcagcagcagcagcagcaacaacagcagaataACTTACAGCAGATTAAGAGTCCGCAACTTTCCGcaaacacagccacagtgACATCTCAGCAGATCATCAGACATTCGAATTTCGCAAACCCACAGCTGCTGATCAGGAATGTCCCCGCCGTATCGAGCATGGCAAAAACCACCAAAGAAGAGCCCACCTTTAAGATTCCCTCACCCAGACAGAGGCaaatgcagccgcagcagctacagcaacaaccagTAAACAACAAAGTGATTACTTCGCCAACATCATCACCTGTGTCGTCCCAGCAAACATCACCAGTTCGTAGCGCAGAGCTCAAGCGCGTTGTTGCACAGGCTAAACCAATGCAGTCTATGGATTCGCCGCCCACATCCATAGCAGCCAATCCGGCTGCCTTGCAGCGACTGTCCTCGAGCACAACGATCACCAAGGTGGTCAAGCCGCAGCCAGTGCCGGCTAACCCGAATATGCCACTGCTGAACAAACAGAACATAACCATCAGTCGAATTCCCACGCAGACTTTAACCCAGACCCTGCCCAAACCGACTATTACGGCACCGGCACCGACTTCGGCTCCAGCTCCGTCTACGGCAGCTGCAATACCAAAACCTGCTCTTGCTACTCCTTCAGCGCAGCCTCCTTCGATAGCGgtccaacacaaaaaaatgatgATGGAGAGTCCAGAGAAACAAgcgccaaaagcaaaaataccACGCTCGCCGCAGCCCATCTTCCCAGCGCCTGGTAAGTCTCCGGAAGCGCCTCCGCCCGGTTTGATCTGCCCCAAGTGCAATCGCGAGTTCAAGAAGAGGGAACATCTCGTCCAGCATATAAAGCTGCACGCAGGCCTGCGTCCCTACAAGTGCACCGAGGAGGGCTGCGACAAGGCCTTCAGCCGCAAGGAGCACTTGTCACGGCATCTGATCTCCCACTCTGGCAAGAAGTTGTTCACTTGCGAGTCGTGCAAAAAACCCTTTTCGCGCAAGGACAATCTAAGCAAACATATGCGGTAAGTACACATATGGCAGAGTTTAtgcttatattttaaatttgcatttctttgcTGCAGGATCCACACAAATCCGCCGAACGAGACGCTGTACTGCTGCGATGTTTGCAATAAGAACTTTGCCACCAAATTGCACTACGAGAAGCATCGAGAGATGCACAGGAAACCGCGTACAGCTCCTGCCTCTACAGTCACTTCAACCCCGCCAATGCGAACCAATGGCCAAGCTCCAGCAAAGGTGAGTTCTTTCGACAGTGCAGCGGGACTGCAATCTCTCATAATTGTCCTATATTTCGCAGGATGTTACATTTGAAATCAAACAGCACGctacgcagcagcagaagcaaaccCCAACTCAACCGCAGCAGGCTCAAATTATGCATGTGGTCACCACCCAGGATCACGCTGGGAATACCATAACTATTACCCAAGCACCCGAC from Drosophila subobscura isolate 14011-0131.10 chromosome O, UCBerk_Dsub_1.0, whole genome shotgun sequence encodes:
- the LOC117896106 gene encoding serine/arginine-rich splicing factor 1B, with translation MGSRNECRIYVGNLPPDIRTKDIQDLFHKFGKVTFVDLKNRRGPPFAFVEFEDARDADDAVKARDGYDYDGYRLRVEFPRGGGPGSYRGNRNDRNNGRDGGRMGGRGPPAKRSQYRVMVTGLPPSGSWQDLKDHMREAGDVCFADTYKDGSGVVEFLRHEDMKYAIKKLDDSRFRSHEGEVAYIRVREDSGENDRSGGSGGGVGARDSVRDSVRDRSRSRSFSSRPRRRGTPTYSPVRRQSYSRSRSRSNY
- the LOC117896083 gene encoding transcription factor Sp4 isoform X1, whose amino-acid sequence is MVNSNSNVRCINYYDLCRICTDSGEQNTNVFSAEGRAKNLSSKIYECLSLQIDEKDRLPKVVCGQCVQQVEQIHALRLTCKKTQTMLNDCLNIPPMQSHNDKLYIKDAIDDTGKSLSVVGSTLQSTPASSSSSQSNDLLNSIIQAVGMQSQQQFTITVDSSIPQQQQQPKQPPPSPIQQKSDKQTSVLEEFIRLKPDIKITPLGKRDPSSAPVSAVPSKPQLQPGTPTAQPPPLQAQTMRTVAAPQVQLQPMVSEQSIWQQIQQLQLQQQLQQLTSQLAATSQFSASEDALSPSESKKPKLNFVLSAPTGPQFSTSLPQYAGGQPQLQLQLMPVGGAPAAAGGQTQLNATALLSSLSGPQSGSSGGAGNVLSPNKCFLPITIRDENSDQQIVAHIDTKNLVLPTTYQVQMKLQPQLATADGQPIMELTPTSIPATLQLTPQTLGNANNFQGATTAVSSSGQFQNIFLAPQPAQQQQQQQQQQQQQQNNLQQIKSPQLSANTATVTSQQIIRHSNFANPQLLIRNVPAVSSMAKTTKEEPTFKIPSPRQRQMQPQQLQQQPVNNKVITSPTSSPVSSQQTSPVRSAELKRVVAQAKPMQSMDSPPTSIAANPAALQRLSSSTTITKVVKPQPVPANPNMPLLNKQNITISRIPTQTLTQTLPKPTITAPAPTSAPAPSTAAAIPKPALATPSAQPPSIAVQHKKMMMESPEKQAPKAKIPRSPQPIFPAPGKSPEAPPPGLICPKCNREFKKREHLVQHIKLHAGLRPYKCTEEGCDKAFSRKEHLSRHLISHSGKKLFTCESCKKPFSRKDNLSKHMRIHTNPPNETLYCCDVCNKNFATKLHYEKHREMHRKPRTAPASTVTSTPPMRTNGQAPAKDVTFEIKQHATQQQKQTPTQPQQAQIMHVVTTQDHAGNTITITQAPDSNMSSSLANYVQLGFPNFPNSPANQLVCKK
- the LOC117896083 gene encoding transcription factor Sp4 isoform X2, translating into MVNSNSNVRCINYYDLCRICTDSGEQNTNVFSAEGRAKNLSSKIYECLSLQIDEKDRLPKVVCGQCVQQVEQIHALRLTCKKTQTMLNDCLNIPPMQSHNDKLYIKDAIDDTGKSLSVVGSTLQSTPASSSSSQSNDLLNSIIQAVGMQSQQQFTITVDSSIPQQQQQPKQPPPSPIQQKSDKQTVLEEFIRLKPDIKITPLGKRDPSSAPVSAVPSKPQLQPGTPTAQPPPLQAQTMRTVAAPQVQLQPMVSEQSIWQQIQQLQLQQQLQQLTSQLAATSQFSASEDALSPSESKKPKLNFVLSAPTGPQFSTSLPQYAGGQPQLQLQLMPVGGAPAAAGGQTQLNATALLSSLSGPQSGSSGGAGNVLSPNKCFLPITIRDENSDQQIVAHIDTKNLVLPTTYQVQMKLQPQLATADGQPIMELTPTSIPATLQLTPQTLGNANNFQGATTAVSSSGQFQNIFLAPQPAQQQQQQQQQQQQQQNNLQQIKSPQLSANTATVTSQQIIRHSNFANPQLLIRNVPAVSSMAKTTKEEPTFKIPSPRQRQMQPQQLQQQPVNNKVITSPTSSPVSSQQTSPVRSAELKRVVAQAKPMQSMDSPPTSIAANPAALQRLSSSTTITKVVKPQPVPANPNMPLLNKQNITISRIPTQTLTQTLPKPTITAPAPTSAPAPSTAAAIPKPALATPSAQPPSIAVQHKKMMMESPEKQAPKAKIPRSPQPIFPAPGKSPEAPPPGLICPKCNREFKKREHLVQHIKLHAGLRPYKCTEEGCDKAFSRKEHLSRHLISHSGKKLFTCESCKKPFSRKDNLSKHMRIHTNPPNETLYCCDVCNKNFATKLHYEKHREMHRKPRTAPASTVTSTPPMRTNGQAPAKDVTFEIKQHATQQQKQTPTQPQQAQIMHVVTTQDHAGNTITITQAPDSNMSSSLANYVQLGFPNFPNSPANQLVCKK